A region of Thermobifida halotolerans DNA encodes the following proteins:
- the rpsA gene encoding 30S ribosomal protein S1 produces the protein MTSSTEATSTPQVAVNDIGSEEAFLAAIDETIKYFNDGDIVEGTIVKVDRDEVLLDIGYKTEGVIPSRELSIKHDVDPNEVVAVGDHVEALVLQKEDKEGRLILSKKRAQYERAWGTIEKIKEEDGVVTGTVIEVVKGGLILDIGLRGFLPASLVEMRRVRDLQPYVGRELEAKIIELDKNRNNVVLSRRAWLEQTQSEVRQTFLNTLQKGQIRKGVVSSIVNFGAFVDLGGVDGLVHVSELSWKHIDHPSEVVEVGQEVTVEVLDVDMERERVSLSLKATQEDPWQQFARTHQIGQVVPGKVTKLVPFGAFVRVEEGIEGLVHISELAERHVEIPEQVVQVGTEIFVKIIDIDLDRRRISLSLKQANESVSPDQTEFDPTLYGMAAEYDEQGNYKYPEGFDPETGEWMEGYEAQRDEWERQYAMAQARFEAHRKQVQEAQAAEAEAAQAPYQPEPEETGAAQSNNSGALASDEALAALREKLAGGGEG, from the coding sequence ATGACGAGCAGCACCGAGGCCACCTCGACACCGCAGGTAGCGGTCAACGACATCGGTTCCGAGGAAGCCTTCCTCGCCGCGATCGACGAGACCATCAAGTACTTCAACGACGGTGACATCGTCGAAGGCACCATCGTGAAGGTCGATCGAGACGAGGTCTTGCTCGACATCGGCTACAAGACCGAGGGTGTGATCCCCTCACGCGAACTCTCGATCAAGCACGACGTCGACCCCAACGAGGTCGTCGCCGTCGGAGACCATGTCGAGGCCCTTGTCCTGCAGAAGGAGGACAAGGAAGGCCGCCTCATCCTGTCCAAGAAGCGCGCCCAGTACGAGCGCGCCTGGGGCACGATCGAAAAGATCAAGGAGGAGGACGGCGTCGTCACCGGCACCGTCATCGAGGTCGTCAAGGGCGGTCTCATCCTCGACATCGGCCTGCGCGGCTTCCTGCCCGCCTCCCTCGTCGAGATGCGTCGCGTGCGTGACCTGCAGCCCTACGTGGGGCGCGAGCTCGAGGCCAAGATCATCGAGCTTGACAAGAACCGCAACAACGTCGTCCTGTCGCGCCGCGCCTGGCTGGAGCAGACCCAGTCCGAGGTCCGCCAGACCTTCCTCAACACCCTGCAGAAGGGCCAGATCCGCAAGGGCGTCGTCTCCTCGATCGTCAACTTCGGAGCGTTCGTCGACCTCGGCGGCGTCGACGGTCTGGTGCACGTGTCCGAGCTGTCCTGGAAGCACATCGACCACCCGAGCGAGGTCGTCGAGGTCGGCCAGGAGGTCACGGTCGAGGTCCTCGACGTCGACATGGAGCGCGAGCGCGTCTCCCTGTCGCTGAAGGCCACCCAGGAAGACCCGTGGCAGCAGTTCGCCCGCACCCACCAGATCGGGCAGGTCGTCCCGGGCAAGGTCACCAAGCTGGTGCCGTTCGGCGCGTTCGTCCGCGTCGAGGAGGGCATCGAGGGTCTGGTGCACATCTCCGAGCTGGCCGAGCGCCACGTGGAGATCCCCGAGCAGGTCGTCCAGGTCGGCACCGAGATCTTCGTCAAGATCATCGACATCGACCTCGACCGGCGCCGCATCAGCCTGTCGCTGAAGCAGGCCAACGAGAGCGTCTCGCCGGACCAGACCGAGTTCGACCCGACTCTGTACGGCATGGCCGCCGAGTACGACGAGCAGGGCAACTACAAGTACCCCGAGGGCTTCGACCCCGAGACCGGCGAGTGGATGGAGGGCTACGAGGCCCAGCGCGACGAGTGGGAGCGCCAGTACGCCATGGCGCAGGCCCGCTTCGAGGCGCACCGCAAGCAGGTCCAGGAGGCCCAGGCCGCCGAGGCCGAGGCCGCGCAGGCCCCGTACCAGCCCGAGCCGGAGGAGACCGGCGCCGCACAGTCCAACAACAGCGGCGCCCTCGCCTCCGACGAGGCCCTGGCCGCGCTGCGTGAGAAGCTCGCGGGCGGCGGCGAAGGCTGA
- the coaE gene encoding dephospho-CoA kinase, with amino-acid sequence MLKVGLTGGIGSGKSSVARRLAERGALVIDADAIAREVVEPGTPALAEIVAEFGEQVLTPDGALDRPRLGETVFADEAKLARLNAIVHPRVGERTRELTERAGEGTIVVYDVPLLVENGLADLYDVVVVVDTPVETQVERVVANRGMPEEQVRARIRAQADREERRSVADIVVDNSGSEQDLDARVAEVWAELQRRAAK; translated from the coding sequence ATGCTGAAAGTGGGACTGACCGGCGGAATCGGATCGGGCAAGAGTTCGGTGGCGCGCCGTCTGGCCGAGCGCGGTGCGCTGGTCATCGACGCCGACGCCATCGCACGCGAGGTCGTGGAGCCGGGAACCCCCGCACTCGCCGAGATCGTCGCCGAGTTCGGCGAACAGGTGCTCACCCCCGACGGCGCTCTGGACCGGCCTCGGCTCGGTGAGACCGTGTTCGCCGACGAGGCCAAACTGGCCAGGTTGAACGCGATCGTGCATCCCCGGGTGGGCGAGCGCACCCGGGAGCTGACGGAGCGGGCGGGCGAGGGCACGATCGTCGTCTACGACGTGCCGCTGCTGGTCGAGAACGGCCTCGCCGACCTCTACGACGTGGTGGTCGTGGTGGACACCCCGGTCGAGACCCAGGTGGAGCGGGTGGTGGCCAACCGGGGAATGCCCGAGGAACAGGTCCGCGCCCGTATCAGGGCCCAGGCCGACAGGGAGGAGCGCCGCTCGGTCGCCGACATCGTCGTCGACAACTCCGGCTCCGAGCAGGACCTGGACGCCCGCGTCGCCGAGGTGTGGGCGGAACTGCAGCGCCGCGCCGCGAAGTAG
- the uvrB gene encoding excinuclease ABC subunit UvrB, with amino-acid sequence MRPVTDIQRTATPFEVVSDLVPAGDQPAAIAELARRIEGGASDTVLLGATGTGKTATVAWLVEKLQRPTLVMQPNKTLAAQFANELREMLPNNAVEYFVSYYDYYQPEAYVPQTDTYIEKDSSINDEVERLRHSATNSLLTRRDTVVVASVSCIYGLGTPQEYVDRMASIEVGMEIDRDELLRRLVEMQYSRNDIAFTRGTFRVRGDTVEIIPVYEELAIRIEMFGDEVERLMTLHPITGEVLGESEQVYIFPASHYVAGPERMRRAIADIQAELSERLAELEAAGRLLEAQRLRMRTTYDLEMLEQMGTCAGVENYSRHFDGRAPGTPPNTLLDYFPEDFLLVVDESHVTVPQIGGMYEGDAARKRTLVEHGFRLPSAMDNRPLKWEEFRERIGQTLYLSATPGSYELERVGGDVVEQVIRPTGLVDPEVVVKPTEGQIDDLVHEIRVRAERDERVLVTTLTKKMAEDLTDYLTDLGIRVRYLHSEVDTLRRVELLRELRVGLFDVLVGINLLREGLDLPEVSLVAILDADKEGFLRSETSLIQTIGRAARNVAGQVHMYADQVTDSMAAAIEETNRRRAKQIAYNTEHGIDPKPLRKKIADILDSLAREDVDTDELLAGGHRGERGPGTPVPGLARGGAQGRAEGVAGLPREELADLVEQLTQQMHQAAADLRFELAARLRDEVKELKRELRGMEEAGIG; translated from the coding sequence ATGCGGCCGGTAACCGACATCCAGCGCACGGCCACGCCGTTCGAGGTGGTCTCGGACCTGGTTCCGGCGGGCGACCAGCCCGCGGCGATCGCCGAACTGGCCCGCCGGATCGAGGGCGGGGCCTCCGACACGGTACTGCTGGGCGCCACCGGTACGGGCAAGACCGCCACGGTGGCGTGGCTGGTGGAGAAGCTGCAACGCCCCACCCTGGTCATGCAGCCCAACAAGACACTGGCCGCGCAGTTCGCCAACGAGCTGCGCGAGATGCTGCCGAACAACGCCGTCGAGTACTTCGTCTCCTACTACGACTACTACCAGCCCGAGGCCTACGTTCCGCAGACCGACACCTACATCGAGAAGGACTCCTCCATCAACGACGAGGTCGAGCGGCTGCGCCACTCGGCGACCAACTCGCTGCTCACCCGCCGCGACACGGTGGTGGTGGCGTCGGTGTCGTGCATCTACGGTCTGGGCACGCCGCAGGAGTACGTCGACCGCATGGCCAGCATCGAGGTCGGCATGGAGATCGACCGCGACGAGCTGCTGCGCAGACTCGTGGAGATGCAGTACAGCCGCAACGACATCGCGTTCACCCGCGGCACCTTCCGGGTGCGCGGCGACACCGTCGAGATCATCCCGGTCTACGAGGAGTTGGCGATCCGGATCGAGATGTTCGGCGACGAGGTCGAGCGGTTGATGACCCTGCATCCGATCACCGGCGAGGTGCTGGGTGAGAGCGAGCAGGTCTACATCTTCCCCGCGTCGCACTACGTGGCCGGTCCCGAGCGCATGCGGCGCGCCATCGCCGACATCCAGGCCGAGCTGTCCGAGCGGCTGGCCGAACTGGAGGCGGCGGGCAGGCTGCTGGAGGCGCAGCGGCTGCGCATGCGCACCACCTACGACCTGGAGATGCTGGAGCAGATGGGCACGTGCGCGGGGGTCGAGAACTACTCGCGGCACTTCGACGGCCGCGCCCCCGGGACGCCGCCCAACACCCTGCTCGACTACTTCCCCGAGGACTTCCTGCTGGTCGTCGACGAGTCGCACGTCACCGTGCCGCAGATCGGCGGCATGTACGAGGGCGACGCCGCGCGCAAGCGCACCCTGGTCGAGCACGGGTTCCGGCTGCCGTCGGCGATGGACAACCGTCCGCTGAAGTGGGAGGAGTTCCGCGAACGCATCGGCCAGACCCTCTACCTGTCGGCCACGCCCGGTTCCTACGAGCTGGAACGGGTCGGCGGCGACGTGGTCGAACAGGTCATCCGCCCCACCGGGCTGGTCGACCCCGAGGTGGTGGTCAAGCCCACCGAGGGGCAGATCGACGACCTGGTGCACGAGATCCGGGTGCGCGCCGAACGCGACGAGCGGGTGCTGGTCACCACGCTCACCAAGAAGATGGCCGAGGACCTCACCGACTACCTCACCGATCTGGGCATCCGGGTGCGCTACCTGCACAGCGAGGTCGACACGCTGCGCCGGGTGGAACTGCTGCGCGAACTGCGGGTGGGCCTCTTCGACGTGCTGGTCGGCATCAACCTGCTGCGGGAGGGCCTCGACCTGCCGGAGGTGTCGCTGGTGGCGATCCTCGACGCCGACAAGGAGGGATTCCTGCGCTCGGAGACCTCGCTGATCCAGACCATCGGGCGCGCGGCGCGCAACGTGGCCGGGCAGGTGCACATGTACGCCGACCAGGTCACCGACTCCATGGCCGCGGCCATCGAGGAGACCAACCGGCGGCGCGCCAAGCAGATCGCCTACAACACCGAACACGGCATCGACCCCAAGCCGCTGCGCAAGAAGATCGCCGATATCCTCGACTCGCTGGCCCGTGAGGACGTCGACACCGACGAACTGCTCGCCGGTGGCCACCGCGGGGAGAGGGGCCCCGGGACGCCGGTCCCGGGTCTGGCCCGCGGCGGCGCGCAGGGTCGTGCCGAGGGCGTGGCGGGCCTGCCGCGCGAGGAGTTGGCCGACCTGGTCGAGCAGCTCACCCAGCAGATGCACCAGGCAGCGGCCGACCTGCGGTTCGAGCTCGCCGCCCGGCTGCGCGACGAGGTCAAGGAGCTCAAGCGGGAACTGCGGGGAATGGAGGAGGCGGGGATCGGCTGA
- a CDS encoding DUF3060 domain-containing protein: protein MRSRIPVTVGAVVLVAAVGAGCAGGIDLRDENGAGISIDGDGDISVGDGDTELEISGDGTPGSADGGAIVTDELINVATDGGTVVQDCGDRSVNVVANGATVTLNGSCALVTIAGSGNQVSLGSATEVSVMGSDNTVHYASGDPVVTDLGSGNTVEAGGTATP from the coding sequence ATGCGGAGCCGGATTCCGGTCACGGTCGGTGCGGTGGTGCTTGTCGCCGCCGTGGGAGCGGGCTGCGCGGGCGGTATCGACCTGCGCGACGAGAACGGTGCGGGGATCTCGATCGACGGCGACGGCGACATCTCGGTGGGTGACGGCGACACCGAGCTCGAGATCTCCGGTGACGGCACCCCCGGCTCGGCCGACGGCGGCGCCATCGTCACCGACGAGTTGATCAACGTCGCCACGGACGGGGGAACGGTCGTCCAGGACTGCGGTGACCGCAGCGTGAACGTGGTGGCCAACGGTGCCACGGTCACCCTCAACGGGTCCTGTGCCCTGGTCACCATCGCGGGGAGCGGCAACCAGGTGAGTCTGGGATCGGCCACCGAGGTGAGCGTGATGGGGTCCGACAACACCGTCCACTACGCCTCCGGCGACCCCGTCGTCACCGATCTGGGCAGCGGCAACACCGTCGAGGCGGGAGGCACCGCCACCCCGTGA
- a CDS encoding GNAT family N-acetyltransferase, protein MSGYVARVRHDSPPNGTAEFDKLVESVARRWAAVDPLLPEPSHPRLNTNPLLTVSDEMGRPMAIGTMRYSWYQPGEAGRTWGVPDQHWITPLVGGSDPEGALDSLLTSWRDQLEELPSGTGSESAALLTWPSRDVCGVRPLQRHGMQPATVMAVRRRRRGVPPALPPRDVTIRLADIHDLAAVVSLVMEEHRYEEHFGSVFIQPETAEQTRRVAARALSRQPSWIWIAERRGRPVGLVWVSPPHRARWVAPLVNAAPAAYIGYGAVVEEERGQGIGTTLISHAHHALDTHGIGVTMLNYAVMNPLSGPFWHRMGYRPLWTTWEIRPALALR, encoded by the coding sequence ATGAGCGGTTATGTCGCGCGGGTGCGGCATGACAGTCCGCCGAACGGGACAGCCGAATTCGACAAGCTCGTGGAATCGGTGGCCAGGCGATGGGCGGCGGTCGACCCACTGCTGCCCGAACCGTCGCACCCACGGCTCAACACCAACCCGCTGTTGACCGTCAGCGACGAGATGGGCCGTCCGATGGCGATCGGCACCATGCGCTACTCCTGGTACCAGCCCGGAGAGGCGGGGCGGACCTGGGGTGTCCCCGACCAGCACTGGATCACTCCGCTCGTGGGCGGGTCGGACCCGGAGGGAGCGCTCGACTCGCTGCTGACCAGTTGGCGGGACCAGTTGGAGGAGTTGCCCAGCGGGACCGGCTCGGAGTCGGCGGCGCTGCTGACCTGGCCCTCCCGGGACGTGTGCGGAGTCCGGCCGCTGCAGCGCCACGGCATGCAGCCGGCCACCGTCATGGCGGTGCGGCGGCGCCGCCGCGGGGTGCCGCCCGCGCTGCCTCCGCGGGACGTCACGATCCGGCTCGCCGACATCCATGACCTGGCCGCCGTGGTGAGCCTGGTCATGGAGGAGCACCGCTACGAGGAGCACTTCGGCAGCGTGTTCATCCAGCCGGAGACGGCCGAGCAGACCCGGCGCGTGGCGGCCCGGGCGCTGAGTCGACAGCCGTCGTGGATCTGGATCGCCGAGCGGCGCGGCCGTCCGGTCGGGCTGGTGTGGGTGTCGCCGCCGCACCGGGCGCGCTGGGTGGCCCCCCTCGTCAACGCGGCTCCCGCCGCCTACATCGGCTACGGGGCGGTGGTCGAGGAGGAGCGGGGCCAGGGCATCGGAACGACCCTGATCAGCCACGCGCACCATGCCCTGGACACCCACGGCATCGGGGTCACCATGCTCAACTACGCGGTCATGAACCCGCTGTCGGGGCCGTTCTGGCACCGGATGGGCTACCGGCCGCTGTGGACCACCTGGGAGATCCGCCCGGCGTTGGCACTGCGCTGA